From Mycoplasma sp. 2045, a single genomic window includes:
- the tilS gene encoding tRNA lysidine(34) synthetase TilS: MSNQKTKYLLAVSGGPDSMFMLDEYKNKNIIVAHVNYNQRADSGLDQKVVEDFCKRHNIMFYVLELSKNDYVKGNFQSWAREQRYKFFKEVYVKENCDKLLISHNKDDFFETAYMQKQSKRNVLFYGIKQSNLINGINIYRPYLFKYFKNTITKKNQKNHTPFCFDYTNNLPKYSRNKIRLDFAKKTLYKNTFIACTLVKNFFLSFKRKKIQKEFQIWKESRFKQDVFEKLKHKKHLVYQYIHTYFSDENIELSSLKIKSIIDFILSKNRTSKYLLKNGLYFVKLKGELLN; this comes from the coding sequence ATGTCAAATCAAAAAACTAAATATTTACTAGCTGTTAGCGGTGGACCAGACAGTATGTTTATGTTGGATGAATATAAAAACAAAAACATAATTGTTGCTCACGTTAATTACAATCAACGTGCTGATAGTGGTTTAGATCAAAAAGTAGTTGAAGATTTTTGTAAGAGGCATAATATCATGTTTTATGTTTTAGAGTTATCTAAAAATGATTATGTTAAAGGTAACTTTCAATCTTGAGCTAGAGAGCAGAGATACAAATTTTTCAAAGAAGTTTATGTGAAAGAAAATTGTGACAAATTATTAATTTCTCATAATAAAGATGATTTTTTTGAGACTGCATATATGCAAAAGCAGTCTAAAAGAAATGTTTTATTCTACGGAATAAAACAATCAAATCTTATTAATGGAATTAATATTTATAGACCTTATTTATTTAAGTATTTTAAAAATACAATAACAAAGAAAAATCAAAAAAATCACACACCTTTTTGTTTTGATTACACGAACAATTTACCTAAATATTCAAGAAATAAAATAAGGTTGGATTTCGCTAAAAAAACGCTCTATAAAAATACATTTATAGCTTGTACACTAGTAAAAAACTTCTTTTTAAGTTTCAAAAGAAAAAAAATTCAAAAAGAATTTCAAATTTGAAAAGAATCAAGATTTAAGCAAGATGTTTTTGAAAAACTCAAGCACAAAAAACATTTAGTTTATCAATACATTCACACATATTTTTCTGATGAAAACATTGAATTAAGCTCATTGAAAATCAAATCAATTATTGATTTTATTCTGTCTAAAAACAGAACTTCAAAATACCTTTTAAAGAATGGTTTATATTTTGTCAAATTAAAGGGTGAATTGCTAAATTAA
- the pth gene encoding aminoacyl-tRNA hydrolase, whose translation MKLIVGLGNPGDKYKYTRHNVGFMVIDKICKQMGVELNKSKFNGEYVKLDDLIIAKPMTYMNKSGEFVQAIAQFFKINPDDILVIHDEKDFPLGKSAIKIGGSGGSHNGVLNIVQMLNTQEFKRLKIGINTEHREPLRDFVLGNFTPEQMLVLEPVLNKAAEASISFVYNDILTVMNKYNVKSKN comes from the coding sequence ATGAAATTAATAGTTGGTTTAGGTAATCCAGGAGATAAATACAAATACACTAGACACAATGTTGGTTTTATGGTTATTGATAAAATCTGTAAACAAATGGGTGTCGAGTTAAACAAATCTAAATTTAATGGAGAATATGTTAAGTTAGATGATTTAATAATTGCAAAACCAATGACTTATATGAATAAATCAGGTGAATTCGTTCAAGCAATAGCTCAATTTTTCAAAATTAATCCTGATGATATTTTGGTTATTCACGATGAAAAAGACTTTCCACTAGGAAAAAGTGCAATTAAAATTGGTGGTTCAGGAGGAAGTCATAACGGTGTTTTAAATATTGTTCAAATGCTTAATACTCAAGAATTTAAAAGATTAAAAATTGGAATTAATACAGAACACAGAGAACCATTAAGAGATTTTGTTTTAGGTAATTTTACACCTGAGCAAATGTTGGTTTTAGAACCTGTGTTAAATAAAGCTGCTGAAGCTTCAATTTCATTTGTCTACAATGATATCCTAACTGTTATGAACAAATACAATGTCAAATCAAAAAACTAA